GGGATAAATCACGGATAGAAAGTTCCCTTGCAAGGCGTTTGCTGTGTACTTCCTTGCCCTGTTCTATAAGGAAGACTTTTTCCCAATTTTGTATTTCTTCTGAATTGCTTATCATGAAAGTAATTGTAATGCCTGGGGTATAAAATAACCAACGGCGGATAACCGCAAAAAAGGATGGGGTTTTTTATTATTGTCTTTTTTTGTTGGTCTTCTTATAGTATACCCATCATGAATCTTATCAACCTTTCTCTTATTCTAGTGGGCGGGGGCCTAGGGGCCTTTTTTCGTTTTGTGGTATCCCGTTTTGTATCAGAACGAATTTTCACGGCCTTTCCCCTGGGAACCCTGGTCGTGAATGTGAGTGGTTCCCTGTTAATGGGCTTCTTTTTTACGGTTATCAATAGGGCCGCCCTTTCTCAAAATTACCGTTTTTTGATAACCATTGGGTTCATAGGGGCCTATACCACCTTTTCTACCTATGCCTTAGAAACGGTGACCCTTTTACAAAAGGGACAATATGGGGCCGCCTTCTGGAACTTTTTCCTTAACAATGTGGTAAGTTTTGCGGCCATCGTC
The Thermanaerothrix sp. DNA segment above includes these coding regions:
- the crcB gene encoding fluoride efflux transporter CrcB, whose product is MNLINLSLILVGGGLGAFFRFVVSRFVSERIFTAFPLGTLVVNVSGSLLMGFFFTVINRAALSQNYRFLITIGFIGAYTTFSTYALETVTLLQKGQYGAAFWNFFLNNVVSFAAIVLGILLAQANRI